The following coding sequences lie in one Brevibacterium marinum genomic window:
- the rplW gene encoding 50S ribosomal protein L23: MSLNFKDPRDIIVAPVVSEKTYSLMDEGKYTFLVDQGSNKTEIKQAIESIFNVQVDKVNTLNRQGKRRRTRTGWGKRKDTKRAIVALKDGSIDIFGGSL, encoded by the coding sequence ATGAGTCTGAACTTCAAGGACCCACGCGACATCATCGTCGCACCGGTCGTCTCGGAAAAGACCTACAGCCTGATGGACGAAGGAAAGTACACCTTCCTCGTCGATCAGGGGTCGAACAAGACCGAGATCAAGCAAGCCATTGAATCGATCTTCAATGTGCAGGTCGACAAGGTCAACACCCTGAATCGTCAGGGCAAGCGCCGTCGCACCCGCACAGGCTGGGGCAAGCGCAAGGATACCAAGCGTGCCATTGTCGCCCTCAAGGACGGATCGATCGACATCTTCGGTGGATCGCTCTAA
- the rplD gene encoding 50S ribosomal protein L4, with translation MTDVKTVDVVDATGAKTGSVDLPAEIFGVQTNVPLIHQVVVAQLAAARQGTHKTKTRSEVRGGGRKPYRQKGTGNARQGSIRAPQYNGGGIVHGPVPRDYSQRTPKKMKTAALRGALSDRARLDQVFVVKNLVTGEAPSTKQAKLALAGLSDRKNTLVVLDRDDELSYRSVRNLPHVHVLTSDQLNTYDVLVADDIVFTESALETFLGGYRKSEDAS, from the coding sequence ATGACTGATGTCAAGACAGTCGACGTTGTCGATGCCACTGGTGCGAAGACCGGATCCGTTGACCTGCCGGCCGAGATCTTCGGCGTGCAGACCAATGTGCCGCTGATCCACCAGGTTGTCGTCGCGCAGCTGGCAGCAGCCCGGCAGGGTACACATAAGACAAAGACCCGCTCCGAAGTTCGCGGTGGCGGTCGCAAGCCCTACCGCCAGAAGGGAACCGGCAATGCCCGTCAGGGCTCGATCCGCGCCCCTCAGTACAACGGCGGTGGAATCGTGCACGGGCCGGTTCCTCGCGATTACTCGCAGCGGACCCCCAAGAAGATGAAGACCGCGGCTCTGCGCGGTGCTCTCTCGGATCGTGCACGTCTCGATCAGGTCTTCGTCGTGAAGAACCTGGTCACAGGCGAAGCGCCGTCGACCAAGCAGGCGAAGCTGGCCCTGGCCGGCCTGTCCGATCGCAAGAACACCCTCGTGGTGCTCGACCGTGACGATGAGCTGTCCTACCGCAGCGTTCGCAACCTGCCTCACGTCCACGTGCTCACCTCGGACCAGCTCAACACATACGATGTGTTGGTCGCCGATGACATCGTGTTCACCGAGTCAGCGCTGGAGACGTTCCTGGGCGGATACCGCAAATCGGAGGACGCATCATGA
- the rplC gene encoding 50S ribosomal protein L3, with translation MTNNRSSALPTTRKVKGLLGTKLGMTQVWDEQNNLVPVTVVAAGSNVVTQIRNQETDGYPAVQIAFGEIDPRKVNKPNAGHFEKAGVTPRRHLVELRTADADDYALGQELGVDTFDAGIKVDVTAKTKGKGTAGVMKLHGFQGVGASHGQHRNHRKPGAIGGAATPGRVFKGTRMAGRMGAVKHTTQNLTIHAVDAENNFLLIKGAVPGPKGAVVLVRSAAKEA, from the coding sequence ATGACGAACAATCGTTCATCAGCTCTCCCGACGACCCGCAAGGTCAAGGGCCTTCTGGGAACCAAGCTGGGCATGACCCAGGTCTGGGATGAGCAGAACAATCTCGTACCGGTGACCGTAGTGGCCGCCGGCAGCAATGTCGTGACTCAGATCCGCAACCAGGAAACCGATGGTTACCCGGCAGTGCAGATCGCGTTCGGCGAGATCGATCCGCGCAAGGTCAACAAGCCGAACGCAGGCCACTTCGAGAAGGCCGGCGTGACCCCACGTCGTCACCTCGTCGAGCTGCGCACTGCAGACGCTGACGACTACGCGCTGGGTCAGGAGCTCGGAGTCGATACGTTCGATGCCGGGATCAAGGTCGACGTGACCGCAAAGACCAAGGGTAAGGGAACCGCCGGTGTCATGAAGCTTCATGGCTTCCAGGGCGTCGGCGCCTCCCACGGACAGCACCGCAACCACCGCAAGCCGGGTGCGATCGGCGGAGCCGCGACCCCGGGTCGCGTGTTCAAGGGTACGCGCATGGCCGGCCGTATGGGTGCAGTCAAGCACACCACCCAGAACCTCACGATCCACGCCGTGGATGCCGAGAACAACTTCCTGCTCATCAAGGGTGCCGTTCCCGGCCCCAAGGGTGCAGTCGTTCTCGTTCGCTCGGCCGCGAAGGAGGCCTGA
- the rpsJ gene encoding 30S ribosomal protein S10, protein MAGQKIRIRLKSYDHAVIDSAARKIVDTVTRAGATVVGPVPLPTEKNVYCVIRSPHKYKDSREHFEMRTHKRLIDIVDPTPKAVDSLMRLDLADDVNIEIKL, encoded by the coding sequence ATGGCGGGACAGAAGATCCGCATTCGGCTCAAGTCGTACGACCACGCAGTGATTGACAGTGCCGCACGCAAGATCGTGGACACCGTCACTCGCGCAGGTGCGACTGTTGTGGGCCCCGTGCCGTTGCCAACGGAGAAGAACGTGTACTGCGTCATCCGTTCGCCACACAAGTACAAGGACAGCCGTGAGCATTTCGAAATGCGCACGCACAAGCGTCTGATCGACATCGTCGATCCGACGCCGAAGGCCGTCGATTCGCTCATGCGTCTCGACCTCGCCGACGACGTCAACATCGAGATCAAGCTCTGA
- the tuf gene encoding elongation factor Tu gives MAKANFDRNKPHVNIGTIGHVDHGKTTLTAAITKVLADKYPELNQAQAFDQVDNAPEEKERGITINVSHVEYQTEKRHYAHVDAPGHADYIKNMITGAAQMDGAILVVAATDGPMPQTREHVLLARQVGVPYIVVALNKSDMVDDEELLELVDFEVRDLLSSQDFDGDNAPVIPVSALKALEGDEKWVKSVEDLMEAVDDNVPEPERDVDKPFLMPVEDVFTITGRGTVVTGRVERGVLLPNDDIEIVGIKEKSSKTAVTAIEMFRKTLPDARAGENVGLLLRGTKREDVERGQVIVKPGSITPHTKFEGQVYILSKDEGGRHNPFYSNYRPQFYFRTTDVTGVIQLPEGTEMVMPGDNTDMSVELIQPIAMEEGLRFAIREGGRTVGAGRVTKINA, from the coding sequence GTGGCAAAGGCTAATTTCGACAGGAATAAGCCGCACGTCAACATTGGTACCATTGGCCACGTTGACCACGGAAAGACCACCTTGACCGCCGCGATCACCAAGGTCCTGGCGGACAAGTACCCAGAACTCAACCAGGCTCAGGCCTTCGACCAGGTGGACAACGCACCTGAGGAGAAGGAGCGCGGCATCACTATCAACGTCTCGCACGTTGAGTATCAGACCGAGAAGCGCCACTACGCGCACGTCGATGCCCCTGGTCACGCCGACTACATCAAGAACATGATCACCGGTGCTGCTCAGATGGACGGCGCGATCCTCGTGGTCGCCGCCACTGACGGTCCGATGCCGCAGACCCGTGAGCACGTTCTGCTGGCTCGCCAGGTGGGCGTCCCCTACATCGTCGTCGCACTGAACAAGTCCGATATGGTCGATGACGAGGAGCTCCTCGAGCTCGTCGACTTCGAAGTTCGCGATCTGCTCTCGAGCCAGGACTTCGACGGAGACAACGCCCCGGTCATCCCGGTGTCCGCTCTTAAGGCGCTGGAAGGCGACGAGAAGTGGGTCAAGAGCGTTGAGGACCTCATGGAGGCCGTCGACGACAACGTTCCCGAGCCGGAGCGCGACGTCGACAAGCCCTTCCTGATGCCCGTCGAGGACGTCTTCACGATCACCGGTCGTGGAACCGTCGTCACCGGTCGTGTCGAGCGCGGTGTCCTGCTGCCCAACGACGACATCGAAATCGTCGGCATCAAGGAGAAGTCGTCCAAGACGGCCGTCACCGCAATCGAGATGTTCCGCAAGACTCTGCCTGACGCACGTGCAGGCGAGAACGTCGGTCTCCTCCTGCGTGGCACCAAGCGCGAAGATGTCGAGCGCGGACAGGTCATCGTGAAGCCGGGGTCGATCACTCCGCACACCAAGTTCGAAGGTCAGGTCTACATCCTGAGCAAGGACGAGGGCGGACGTCACAACCCGTTCTACTCGAACTACCGTCCTCAGTTCTACTTCCGGACGACGGACGTCACCGGCGTCATCCAGCTGCCCGAGGGCACCGAGATGGTCATGCCCGGAGACAACACCGACATGTCGGTCGAGCTGATCCAGCCGATCGCCATGGAGGAGGGCCTCCGCTTCGCCATCCGCGAGGGTGGACGTACGGTCGGCGCTGGTCGTGTGACGAAGATCAACGCCTGA
- the fusA gene encoding elongation factor G, with product MALDVLTDLNKVRNIGIMAHIDAGKTTTTERILYYTGVNYKIGETHDGASTMDWMDQEQERGITITSAATTCYWHDNQINIIDTPGHVDFTVEVERSLRVLDGAVAVFDGKEGVEPQSETVWRQADKYDVPRVCFVNKMDKLGADFYFTVQTIRERLGAKPLVIQLPIGAESDFAGIVDLLEMKAFIWPDESKKGQDMTEIEIPDDLKDRAVEYRAQLIEDVAESTEELMEKYLEGDELSIDEIKSGIRALVVQSAAFPVMCGSAYKNKGVQPMLNAVIDYLPSPLDVPPMVGHNPSNEDEDLTRRPAKDEPFSALAFKVSTHPFFGALTYVRVYSGHVKSGEQVLNTTSGKKERVGKLFQMHSNKENPVEEAFAGHIYAFIGLKETTTGDTLSDSANPIALESMTFPEPVISVAIEPKTKSDQEKLSAAIQKFVKEDPTYQVELDAETGQTVIRGMGELHLDILVDRMKREFKVEANVGKPQVAYRETIRRTVEKYDFTHKKQTGGSGQFAKVQVTFEPLEVEGDTIYEFENAITGGRIPREYIPSVDAGIQDAMELGALAGYPMVGVKATLVDGAYHDVDSSEMAFKIAGSMVFKEAVQKAKPVLLEPVMDVEVRTPEEYMGDVIGDLNSRRGQIQSMDDASGVKVVKAVVPLSEMFGYIGDLRSKTQGRAVYTMTFSSYAEVPKAVAEEIVQKMRGGE from the coding sequence GTGGCACTTGACGTGCTCACCGACCTGAACAAGGTCCGTAACATCGGCATCATGGCGCACATCGATGCCGGTAAGACAACCACGACCGAACGCATCCTCTACTACACCGGTGTGAACTACAAGATCGGCGAGACCCACGACGGCGCCTCGACGATGGACTGGATGGACCAGGAGCAGGAACGCGGCATCACGATCACCTCGGCTGCCACCACCTGCTACTGGCACGACAACCAGATCAACATCATCGACACTCCGGGTCACGTCGACTTCACCGTCGAGGTGGAGCGCTCACTGCGCGTCCTCGACGGCGCCGTCGCAGTCTTCGACGGCAAGGAAGGCGTTGAGCCGCAGTCCGAGACCGTCTGGCGTCAGGCCGACAAGTACGACGTGCCACGTGTGTGCTTCGTCAACAAGATGGACAAGCTCGGCGCGGACTTCTACTTCACCGTCCAGACGATCCGCGAGCGTCTGGGTGCCAAGCCTCTGGTCATCCAGTTGCCGATCGGCGCCGAATCCGATTTCGCCGGCATCGTCGACCTGCTTGAGATGAAGGCCTTCATCTGGCCTGACGAGTCCAAGAAGGGTCAGGACATGACCGAGATCGAGATCCCGGACGATCTCAAGGATCGTGCAGTGGAGTACCGGGCTCAGCTCATCGAGGATGTCGCTGAGAGCACGGAAGAGCTCATGGAGAAGTACCTCGAGGGCGACGAGCTCTCGATCGACGAGATCAAGTCGGGAATCCGTGCCCTCGTCGTCCAGTCGGCGGCCTTCCCGGTGATGTGCGGTTCCGCGTACAAGAACAAGGGCGTCCAGCCCATGCTCAACGCGGTCATCGACTACCTTCCCTCTCCGCTCGACGTGCCTCCGATGGTCGGACACAACCCGAGCAACGAAGATGAGGACCTCACCCGCCGGCCGGCCAAGGACGAACCGTTCTCGGCTCTCGCGTTCAAGGTCTCCACCCACCCGTTCTTCGGCGCGCTGACCTATGTGCGCGTGTACTCCGGGCACGTCAAGTCCGGCGAGCAGGTGCTGAACACGACCTCGGGCAAGAAAGAACGCGTCGGCAAGCTCTTCCAGATGCACTCCAACAAGGAGAATCCTGTGGAAGAGGCCTTCGCGGGTCACATCTACGCCTTCATCGGTCTCAAGGAGACGACGACCGGCGACACGCTCAGCGATTCGGCGAACCCGATCGCCCTCGAGTCGATGACCTTCCCCGAACCGGTCATCTCCGTGGCGATCGAGCCGAAGACGAAGAGCGACCAGGAGAAGCTGTCGGCAGCGATCCAGAAGTTCGTCAAGGAAGACCCGACCTACCAGGTCGAACTCGATGCGGAGACCGGTCAGACCGTCATCCGCGGCATGGGCGAGCTCCACCTCGACATCCTCGTCGACCGCATGAAGCGTGAGTTCAAGGTCGAGGCGAATGTCGGCAAGCCCCAGGTCGCCTACCGTGAGACGATTCGCCGCACCGTCGAGAAGTACGACTTCACCCACAAGAAGCAGACGGGTGGTTCGGGACAGTTCGCCAAGGTCCAGGTCACCTTCGAACCCCTCGAGGTCGAAGGCGATACGATCTACGAGTTCGAGAATGCCATCACGGGCGGACGCATTCCGCGTGAGTACATTCCGAGCGTCGACGCCGGGATCCAGGACGCCATGGAGCTTGGCGCTCTGGCCGGCTACCCGATGGTCGGCGTCAAGGCCACACTGGTCGACGGCGCTTACCACGATGTCGACTCCTCGGAGATGGCATTCAAGATCGCCGGTTCGATGGTCTTCAAGGAGGCCGTTCAGAAGGCGAAGCCGGTTCTGCTGGAACCGGTCATGGACGTCGAGGTGCGCACCCCCGAGGAATACATGGGGGACGTCATCGGCGACCTCAATTCCAGACGTGGCCAGATCCAGTCCATGGACGATGCTTCCGGTGTGAAGGTCGTCAAGGCTGTGGTCCCGTTGTCGGAGATGTTCGGTTACATCGGTGATCTGCGGTCGAAGACCCAGGGCCGTGCGGTGTACACGATGACCTTCTCCAGCTATGCGGAGGTCCCCAAGGCAGTAGCCGAGGAGATCGTCCAGAAGATGCGTGGCGGAGAGTAA
- the rpsG gene encoding 30S ribosomal protein S7, producing MPRKGPAPKRPIVVDPVFSSPLVTQLINKILLDGKRSTAERIVYGALEGTREKNGNEPVVNLKKALDNIRPSLEVRSRRVGGATYQVPVDVRPTRSTTLALRWLVGYSRQRREKTMTERLMNEILDASNGLGAAVKRREDTHKMAESNKAFAHYRW from the coding sequence ATGCCACGTAAAGGTCCTGCACCAAAACGACCGATCGTCGTTGACCCGGTCTTCAGTTCGCCGCTCGTCACGCAGCTGATCAACAAGATCCTGCTCGACGGAAAGCGTTCGACCGCAGAGCGCATCGTCTACGGTGCCCTCGAAGGCACTCGTGAGAAGAACGGCAATGAGCCGGTCGTCAACCTGAAGAAGGCTCTCGACAACATCCGCCCGTCCCTCGAGGTTCGCTCCCGCCGCGTCGGCGGCGCAACCTACCAGGTTCCGGTCGATGTCCGTCCGACTCGTTCAACGACCCTGGCGCTGCGCTGGCTCGTGGGATACTCCCGCCAGCGCCGTGAGAAGACGATGACCGAGCGTCTCATGAACGAGATTCTCGACGCGAGCAACGGCCTCGGCGCTGCTGTCAAGCGTCGTGAGGACACCCACAAGATGGCCGAGTCCAACAAGGCCTTCGCCCACTACCGCTGGTAA
- the rpsL gene encoding 30S ribosomal protein S12 → MPTIQQLVRKGRHVNPAGSDAPALKGSPQRRGVCTRVYTTTPKKPNSALRKVARVKLSSQIEVTAYIPGEGHNLQEHSIVLVRGGRVKDLPGVRYRIVRGSLDTQGVKGRQQARSKYGAKREKK, encoded by the coding sequence GTGCCGACAATCCAGCAGCTCGTCCGCAAGGGACGACATGTCAATCCAGCAGGATCCGACGCTCCTGCCCTGAAGGGCAGCCCGCAGCGTCGTGGAGTGTGCACCCGTGTGTACACCACTACCCCCAAGAAGCCGAACTCGGCTCTTCGCAAGGTCGCTCGTGTCAAGCTTTCGAGCCAGATCGAAGTGACTGCCTACATCCCGGGCGAAGGACACAACCTGCAGGAGCACTCGATCGTGCTCGTGCGCGGTGGTCGTGTCAAGGATCTGCCGGGTGTGCGCTACCGCATCGTTCGCGGTTCGCTCGACACCCAGGGCGTCAAAGGCCGCCAGCAGGCACGCAGCAAGTACGGTGCGAAGAGGGAGAAGAAGTAA
- a CDS encoding transcriptional repressor, with the protein MAEKKQEHEWEASAALRDSSLRVTKQRVAVLQAVCNHQHADTETVILAVRDHLPEVSHQAVYDSLHTLTEVGLVRCIQPSGSVARYERRIGDNHHHMVCRSCNLIVDVDCTVGQAPCLTPSHDAGFIIEQAEVTFWGLCPDCAGSAADSHGRESASAV; encoded by the coding sequence GTGGCTGAGAAGAAGCAAGAGCACGAGTGGGAAGCCTCCGCAGCACTGCGAGACAGTTCCCTGCGCGTGACCAAGCAGAGGGTCGCGGTCCTCCAGGCCGTCTGCAACCACCAGCATGCAGACACCGAGACCGTGATCCTGGCTGTCCGGGACCACCTCCCCGAGGTGTCCCATCAGGCGGTCTACGACTCTCTGCACACACTCACCGAGGTCGGCCTCGTACGGTGCATTCAGCCGTCCGGGTCCGTCGCCCGCTATGAGAGGCGCATCGGCGACAACCATCACCACATGGTGTGCCGTTCGTGCAACCTCATCGTCGATGTCGACTGCACGGTCGGACAGGCCCCTTGTCTGACGCCGTCGCACGATGCGGGATTCATCATCGAGCAGGCCGAGGTGACCTTCTGGGGCCTGTGCCCCGACTGCGCTGGGTCGGCAGCGGATTCACACGGCCGCGAATCCGCCTCGGCGGTCTGA
- the katG gene encoding catalase/peroxidase HPI: protein MSETTTGGCPVVHTTPASAAEPDADSLVDPSQGDANSHWWPNRLNLKILAKNQPARDPMDEGFDYDAEFATLDYYALKADIEELQKTNADWWSADFGHYGPFMIRMAWHSAGTYRVQDGRGGGGEGQQRFAPLNSWPDNVGLDKARRLLWPVKKKYGKKISWADLFILAGNVGLESMGFKTFGFAGGRRDVWEPDNDVYWGSETEWLGTDKRYVGNRELQKPLAATTMGLIYVNPEGPEGKPDPLAAAIDIRETFARMAMDDEETVALIAGGHTFGKTHGAAPESHKGGDPEAAPIEEQGLGWKSDFGTGQGNDTVGSGIEVTWTYHPTRWDNEFFHILFAYEWEVFENEGGHLQWRPIDGGGDDMVPMAQGDGRREPRMLTTDLSLRFDPIYGEISRRFKDDQKAFEEAFARAWFKLTHRDMGPATRYLGPEVPSEDLIWQDPVPAGNPLDNAGLEAVKAAVRDSGLSVSQLISTTWAAASTHRVSDFRGGVNGGRLRLEPQKSWEVNEPAKLAEVIAVLEGIAADTGASFADVLAIAGGVGIETAAKAAGHDVSVPVSTGRGDASQEQTDVDSFSYLEPTHDGFRNYLTEGLPLSAEYLLLDRASLLGLTPSELVVLIGGLRVLGANYEDSELGVFTDRPGELTNDFFVNLLELGNVWKPIGPSESANVYECFSPAGEKLWTGSRIDLLLGANSELRALAEVYASDDAQEKFVNDFVKAWSKLVEADRFDLHR, encoded by the coding sequence ATGTCCGAAACCACCACCGGCGGCTGTCCCGTCGTCCACACGACCCCGGCATCGGCAGCGGAGCCCGACGCCGACTCGCTGGTCGATCCCAGCCAGGGGGATGCCAATTCCCATTGGTGGCCCAACCGCCTCAATCTCAAGATCCTGGCCAAGAACCAGCCTGCACGCGACCCCATGGACGAGGGCTTCGACTACGATGCCGAATTCGCCACCCTCGACTACTACGCCCTCAAGGCCGATATCGAAGAGCTCCAGAAGACCAATGCCGACTGGTGGTCGGCCGACTTCGGGCATTACGGCCCGTTCATGATCCGCATGGCCTGGCACTCCGCAGGCACCTACCGTGTCCAGGACGGTCGCGGCGGCGGCGGAGAGGGACAGCAGCGCTTCGCTCCCCTGAACTCATGGCCCGACAACGTCGGCCTCGACAAGGCGCGCCGACTGCTGTGGCCGGTGAAGAAGAAGTACGGCAAGAAGATCTCCTGGGCCGACCTGTTCATCCTCGCCGGAAACGTCGGGCTGGAGTCCATGGGCTTCAAGACCTTCGGCTTCGCCGGTGGACGCAGGGACGTGTGGGAACCCGACAACGACGTCTACTGGGGCTCCGAGACCGAATGGCTGGGCACCGACAAACGCTATGTGGGCAACCGGGAGCTGCAGAAGCCGCTGGCCGCGACCACCATGGGCCTCATCTACGTCAACCCGGAGGGCCCGGAGGGCAAGCCGGACCCGCTGGCCGCAGCGATCGACATCCGCGAGACCTTCGCCCGGATGGCAATGGATGACGAGGAGACCGTCGCCCTCATCGCCGGCGGACACACATTCGGAAAGACCCACGGCGCCGCACCGGAATCCCACAAGGGCGGGGACCCGGAAGCCGCACCGATCGAAGAGCAGGGTCTGGGCTGGAAGAGCGATTTCGGCACCGGACAGGGCAATGACACCGTCGGCAGCGGCATCGAGGTCACCTGGACCTACCACCCGACCCGCTGGGACAACGAGTTCTTCCACATCCTCTTCGCCTACGAGTGGGAGGTGTTCGAGAACGAAGGCGGACACCTGCAATGGCGTCCGATCGACGGCGGCGGCGATGACATGGTTCCGATGGCGCAGGGTGACGGACGCCGTGAGCCGCGCATGCTCACGACCGATCTCTCCCTGCGGTTCGATCCCATCTACGGCGAGATCTCCCGCCGCTTCAAGGACGACCAGAAGGCATTCGAAGAAGCCTTCGCCCGTGCGTGGTTCAAGCTGACCCACCGTGACATGGGCCCGGCCACCCGCTACCTCGGACCCGAGGTCCCCAGCGAAGACCTCATCTGGCAGGATCCGGTTCCGGCCGGCAACCCACTCGACAACGCGGGGCTCGAAGCGGTCAAGGCCGCGGTACGCGATTCCGGTCTCAGCGTCTCCCAGCTGATCTCGACCACCTGGGCCGCGGCATCGACCCACCGTGTCTCCGACTTCCGCGGCGGCGTCAACGGCGGACGTCTGCGCCTCGAACCGCAGAAGAGCTGGGAAGTCAATGAGCCCGCGAAGCTGGCCGAGGTCATCGCTGTCCTCGAAGGCATCGCCGCCGACACCGGTGCTTCGTTCGCCGATGTCCTGGCGATCGCCGGCGGCGTCGGCATCGAGACCGCGGCGAAGGCGGCCGGTCATGACGTCAGCGTCCCGGTCTCGACCGGCCGCGGAGACGCCTCCCAGGAGCAGACGGACGTCGACTCGTTCTCCTACCTGGAACCGACTCACGACGGGTTCCGCAACTACCTCACCGAGGGCCTCCCGCTGTCGGCCGAGTACCTCCTCCTGGACCGGGCGAGCCTGCTGGGGCTGACCCCTTCGGAACTGGTGGTGCTCATCGGCGGACTCCGCGTCCTCGGCGCGAATTACGAAGACTCCGAACTCGGTGTGTTCACCGATCGCCCGGGCGAACTGACGAATGACTTCTTCGTCAATCTGCTCGAACTGGGCAACGTCTGGAAGCCGATCGGGCCATCCGAATCCGCCAACGTCTACGAGTGCTTCTCCCCTGCCGGAGAGAAGCTGTGGACCGGAAGCAGGATCGATCTGCTCCTCGGTGCCAACTCCGAGCTGCGTGCCCTCGCCGAGGTGTACGCCTCCGATGACGCTCAGGAGAAGTTCGTCAACGACTTCGTCAAGGCATGGAGCAAGCTCGTCGAAGCCGACCGCTTCGATCTTCACCGCTGA